A window of the Streptomyces sp. JB150 genome harbors these coding sequences:
- a CDS encoding response regulator transcription factor → MIRVLLVHDACLVRSVLADWLRREPDLGVYDSPWRAAPGRVRSLRPDVCAADLEYTGRYGIPPLNELSGRGGDRPPRLLVLAGADRPGLLRRAAEAGALGYVDKAGPPERLVHGIRQVAAGERFVDDSLGFGFLKAAQMPLTGRELSVLSLAAQGASIDEIAGSLHLSRGTVRNYLAAITRKTGARNRIDAIRISQGEGWL, encoded by the coding sequence TTGATCCGGGTGCTGCTGGTGCACGACGCGTGTCTGGTGCGATCGGTCCTGGCGGACTGGCTGCGCCGGGAACCCGACCTGGGGGTCTACGACTCCCCTTGGCGGGCCGCCCCGGGGCGGGTCCGTTCCTTACGGCCGGACGTCTGCGCCGCGGACCTCGAGTACACGGGCCGCTACGGCATCCCGCCGCTGAACGAGCTGTCGGGGCGCGGCGGCGACAGACCCCCGCGTCTGCTGGTGCTGGCCGGCGCGGACCGGCCGGGGCTGCTCAGACGCGCCGCCGAGGCGGGCGCGCTCGGCTACGTCGACAAGGCGGGCCCGCCCGAGCGCCTGGTGCACGGAATCCGCCAGGTCGCCGCGGGGGAACGTTTCGTCGACGACTCTCTCGGCTTCGGCTTCCTCAAGGCGGCCCAGATGCCGCTGACCGGCCGCGAGCTGAGCGTGCTCAGCCTCGCCGCCCAGGGCGCGTCCATCGACGAGATAGCCGGCAGCCTGCATCTCTCGCGCGGCACCGTGCGCAACTACCTCGCGGCCATCACCCGCAAGACCGGCGCCCGCAACCGCATCGACGCGATACGGATCTCGCAGGGCGAGGGCTGGCTGTAG
- a CDS encoding SpoIIE family protein phosphatase: MVSEGAAGRGTATPRAETALRAIMEDRGAPGRLHRVLEQALVFAGATFAAVYTPAEGGEQLCLVESAGVPRTLYGLRDTYPLAGRSPVADAHRAGQPVWLGPADLAARSDSRRTPGPEFHLAALPAHRDTGGGCLLAVSEQPHGFDTHQRTSLELIADAVSCPAPPGRAEGGELPPNAFSLAMDSGRVEVGDALLHLFGVTRDDFDGRVETLLGLTVPEDLPSLMSVVEADHMTVGERELEFRVVRPAGPPRWLRLRGRLLPGGEGRPALLVGTVEDAAGLRSDVTDVARVQRLASALATAGTVREVSKAVVAALRRPLRADRIALAELEHDRLVVTVLDPPEPEAWPELWRLEWRTEWPDAPVRAMPTLATALREGRAQIWPAGTPLEPALAEVGPGGLAVLPLPAGGRMAGACLIGWDRPHDFGPDERALLTVSAGLAGQALMRARAFDAEHELVGMLQRQLLPRRLPTLPGAVAVARYLPATAGLEVGGDWYDVIPLPDHHVALVIGDVQGHSAAAATLMGQMRTALRAYAVEGHPPDVVVSHANRLLVDMETDLFATCAYVDVDMEEGTGWCVRAGHLPPLLRHPDGSTRIVQAEGGPPLGVISQADFPMTPLRLTPGTLITLTTDGLVESADADIDQGMDQLARRLAGADPAHLGLVADTLLTGARRSDDVALLLMRYDGMAVRPLRESWTVWRVPEAVRHARRFTNRTLRAWGVARYADAVLLVVSELVTNALVHTDGPVRLDLTLVGSRLRVAVADSSPRTPVRPTSIGWEATGGRGLLLVEAMSAAWGTVPVSGGKQVWCEIVLDET; this comes from the coding sequence GTGGTCAGTGAGGGCGCTGCGGGACGCGGAACGGCGACGCCGCGCGCCGAGACCGCGCTGCGAGCGATCATGGAGGACCGCGGCGCGCCCGGGCGGCTGCACCGCGTCCTCGAACAGGCCCTGGTCTTCGCGGGGGCCACCTTCGCCGCCGTGTACACCCCCGCCGAGGGCGGCGAACAGCTGTGCCTGGTGGAGTCGGCCGGCGTGCCCCGCACGCTCTACGGACTGCGCGACACCTATCCGCTCGCCGGGCGCTCCCCGGTCGCCGACGCCCACCGCGCCGGGCAGCCGGTCTGGCTGGGCCCCGCCGACCTGGCCGCCCGCTCCGACAGCCGGCGCACCCCCGGACCGGAGTTCCACCTCGCCGCCCTGCCCGCGCACCGGGACACCGGCGGCGGCTGCCTCCTCGCGGTCAGCGAGCAACCCCACGGCTTCGACACCCACCAGCGCACGTCCCTCGAACTCATCGCGGACGCCGTCTCCTGCCCCGCCCCGCCCGGCCGCGCGGAGGGCGGCGAACTCCCGCCCAACGCCTTCTCGCTCGCCATGGACAGCGGCCGGGTCGAGGTCGGCGACGCACTCCTTCACCTGTTCGGCGTCACCCGCGACGACTTCGACGGCCGGGTCGAGACCCTGCTCGGCCTCACCGTCCCCGAGGACCTGCCCTCCCTCATGTCCGTGGTCGAGGCCGACCACATGACCGTCGGCGAGCGGGAGCTGGAGTTCCGGGTGGTGCGGCCCGCCGGACCGCCCCGCTGGCTGCGGCTGCGCGGCCGGCTCCTGCCGGGCGGCGAGGGCCGGCCCGCGCTGCTCGTCGGCACCGTCGAGGACGCCGCCGGGCTGCGCTCCGACGTCACCGACGTCGCCCGCGTCCAGCGGCTCGCCTCCGCCCTCGCCACCGCCGGCACGGTCCGCGAGGTCAGCAAGGCCGTGGTCGCCGCCCTGCGCCGGCCGCTGCGCGCCGACCGCATCGCCCTCGCCGAACTGGAACACGACCGGCTCGTCGTCACCGTCCTCGACCCGCCCGAACCCGAGGCCTGGCCCGAGCTGTGGCGCCTGGAGTGGCGCACCGAGTGGCCCGACGCACCCGTGCGCGCCATGCCCACCCTCGCCACCGCCCTGCGCGAGGGCCGCGCCCAGATCTGGCCCGCCGGCACCCCGCTGGAACCCGCCCTCGCCGAGGTCGGGCCCGGCGGCCTCGCCGTGCTGCCGCTGCCCGCCGGCGGCCGGATGGCCGGCGCCTGCCTCATCGGCTGGGACCGCCCGCACGACTTCGGCCCCGACGAACGCGCCCTGCTCACCGTCTCCGCCGGCCTCGCCGGACAGGCCCTGATGCGCGCCCGCGCGTTCGACGCCGAGCACGAACTCGTCGGCATGCTCCAGCGTCAGCTGCTGCCCCGCCGCCTGCCGACCCTGCCGGGCGCGGTCGCCGTCGCCCGCTATCTGCCCGCCACCGCCGGACTCGAGGTCGGCGGCGACTGGTACGACGTCATCCCGCTGCCCGACCACCACGTCGCCCTCGTCATCGGCGACGTGCAGGGCCACAGCGCCGCCGCCGCCACCCTGATGGGCCAGATGCGCACCGCGCTGCGCGCCTACGCCGTCGAGGGCCACCCGCCCGACGTGGTCGTCTCGCACGCCAACCGGCTCCTGGTCGACATGGAGACCGACCTCTTCGCCACCTGCGCCTACGTCGACGTCGACATGGAGGAGGGCACCGGCTGGTGCGTGCGCGCCGGCCACCTGCCGCCCCTCCTGCGCCACCCCGACGGCAGCACCCGGATCGTCCAGGCGGAGGGCGGCCCGCCGCTCGGCGTGATCTCCCAGGCCGACTTCCCCATGACCCCGCTGCGCCTGACGCCCGGCACCCTGATCACCCTCACCACCGACGGCCTCGTGGAGTCCGCGGACGCCGACATCGACCAGGGCATGGACCAGCTCGCCCGCCGGCTCGCGGGCGCCGACCCCGCCCACCTCGGCCTGGTCGCGGACACCCTGCTCACCGGGGCCCGCCGCAGCGACGACGTCGCCCTGCTGCTGATGCGCTACGACGGCATGGCCGTACGCCCCCTCCGGGAGAGCTGGACGGTGTGGCGCGTCCCCGAGGCCGTCCGGCACGCCCGCCGCTTCACCAACCGCACCCTGCGCGCCTGGGGCGTCGCCCGGTACGCCGACGCCGTGCTGCTGGTCGTCTCCGAACTCGTCACCAACGCCCTGGTGCACACCGACGGCCCGGTCCGCCTCGACCTCACCCTGGTCGGCAGCCGCCTGCGGGTCGCCGTCGCCGACTCCTCGCCCCGCACCCCCGTACGGCCCACCAGCATCGGCTGGGAGGCCACCGGCGGGCGCGGCCTGCTGCTCGTGGAGGCCATGTCGGCGGCCTGGGGCACCGTGCCGGTCAGCGGCGGCAAACAGGTGTGGTGCGAGATCGTGCTGGACGAGACCTGA
- a CDS encoding PaaI family thioesterase: protein MTMTPAEAEKILSANFAPWVRELGLAVESLGGDRATLRLPWSDRLAREGGALSGQALMAAADTATVIAVSAARGAFVPMTTVQQSTSFQRAVTGSDVLVTAVLTKLGRRMAFADVTMTAEPNGDLAAHASTVYALLG, encoded by the coding sequence ATGACGATGACCCCGGCCGAGGCCGAGAAGATCCTGTCCGCGAACTTCGCCCCCTGGGTGCGGGAACTCGGCCTCGCCGTGGAGTCGTTGGGCGGCGACCGGGCGACCCTGCGGCTGCCCTGGTCGGACCGGCTGGCCCGGGAGGGCGGCGCGCTGTCGGGGCAGGCGCTGATGGCCGCGGCGGACACGGCGACGGTGATCGCCGTCTCGGCGGCGCGCGGCGCCTTCGTGCCGATGACGACCGTGCAGCAGTCGACGTCGTTCCAGCGCGCGGTGACCGGCTCGGACGTCCTGGTCACGGCGGTGCTCACCAAGCTGGGCCGCCGGATGGCGTTCGCCGACGTCACGATGACGGCGGAGCCGAACGGGGACCTCGCGGCCCACGCGAGCACGGTCTACGCCCTTCTGGGCTGA
- a CDS encoding type A2 lantipeptide produces the protein MNSTPQVETAEISDAELDNVSGGLHVNSLGTVTGLVDGVAPVSGLVDTAVGTVEGVTGLNTAPVTALVAGL, from the coding sequence ATGAACTCCACCCCCCAGGTTGAGACCGCCGAGATCTCCGACGCCGAGCTCGACAACGTCTCCGGCGGCCTGCACGTGAACTCGCTGGGCACCGTCACCGGCCTGGTGGACGGCGTCGCCCCGGTCTCCGGCCTGGTCGACACGGCCGTCGGCACCGTCGAGGGTGTCACCGGCCTGAACACCGCCCCGGTCACCGCCCTGGTCGCCGGTCTCTGA
- a CDS encoding SapB/AmfS family lanthipeptide, translating into MALLDLQTMEADEHTGGGGASTVSLLSCISAASVLLCL; encoded by the coding sequence ATGGCTCTTCTCGACCTGCAGACGATGGAAGCCGACGAGCACACCGGTGGCGGCGGCGCCAGCACGGTGAGCCTGCTCTCCTGCATCAGCGCCGCGAGCGTCCTGCTCTGTCTCTGA
- a CDS encoding DUF6479 family protein, producing MNTSAYTTAASGSPVGMIIIVIAGVLITAALIWAVQYGIRVRRSEARRSRTGKQPTLPESGPVHETREQREPHDMAEGERLTPHELRPTGGSPSEDQHRPRWDRGSSGSFGGGGPTT from the coding sequence ATGAACACCTCCGCGTACACCACAGCCGCCTCGGGCTCCCCGGTCGGAATGATCATCATCGTGATCGCAGGCGTCCTCATCACCGCGGCGCTCATCTGGGCCGTCCAGTACGGCATCCGGGTGCGCCGCAGCGAGGCCCGGCGGTCGAGGACCGGCAAGCAGCCGACGCTGCCGGAGTCCGGGCCGGTGCACGAGACCCGGGAGCAGCGCGAGCCGCACGACATGGCCGAGGGCGAACGGCTCACCCCGCACGAGCTGCGGCCCACCGGCGGTTCCCCCAGCGAGGACCAGCACCGCCCGCGCTGGGACCGCGGTTCCAGCGGCTCGTTCGGCGGTGGCGGCCCGACCACCTGA
- a CDS encoding S1 family peptidase, with protein sequence MSHKRISKRKAVLAAGGVAALGAAALLLPHANASQDGAAQTQAAPRALKAADASDFAGRLAGLLGDAFAGSYYDAGRQQLVVNVVGDDNQLVVQAKKAGAAVRQVDNSTAELRAAARTLKSEATIPGTAWAVDPRTNKVVVTADSTVTGAAWDTLESAVRSLGQEKATLRKSSGTFRTFASGGDAIFGGGARCSLGFNVTAGDGTAAFLTAGHCGVAAAEWSDAQGGAPIGTVDQAVFPGEGDFALVKYDDPAIQALSEVNAEGQAVPILQAAEATVGQEVFRMGSTTGLADGTVTGLDATVNYPEGTVTGLIQTNVCAEPGDSGGSMFTQDGLALGLTSGGSGDCTAGGETFFQPVTTALEAVGATLGEGGAAGAGGADEGAGGDQGAGGEEGVGGDEGVGGDEGVGGDAQDAGNGGHDAGNEQQGAGSGQEGAAPGQEGAAPGQQAGGDHQGTGDGQDTGAGEQPGGEDDGAGESGPTQPH encoded by the coding sequence TTGAGTCACAAGCGCATTTCGAAGCGCAAGGCCGTGCTGGCCGCGGGCGGCGTGGCGGCGCTCGGAGCGGCGGCGCTCCTGCTGCCCCACGCCAACGCGTCCCAGGACGGCGCGGCGCAGACCCAGGCCGCACCCCGTGCCCTGAAGGCCGCGGACGCCTCGGACTTCGCCGGCCGGCTCGCCGGACTGCTCGGCGACGCCTTCGCCGGGTCCTACTACGACGCCGGCCGGCAGCAGCTCGTCGTCAACGTGGTCGGCGACGACAACCAACTCGTGGTCCAGGCCAAGAAGGCGGGCGCGGCGGTCCGCCAGGTCGACAACAGCACCGCCGAACTGCGGGCCGCCGCGCGGACCTTGAAGAGCGAGGCGACCATCCCCGGCACCGCCTGGGCCGTCGACCCCCGGACCAACAAGGTCGTCGTCACCGCCGACTCCACCGTCACCGGCGCCGCATGGGACACGCTGGAGTCCGCCGTGCGGAGCCTCGGCCAGGAGAAGGCGACCCTGCGCAAGTCCTCCGGCACGTTCAGGACCTTCGCCTCGGGTGGTGACGCCATCTTCGGCGGCGGCGCCCGCTGTTCCCTCGGTTTCAACGTGACCGCGGGCGACGGCACCGCGGCGTTCCTGACCGCCGGCCACTGCGGCGTCGCGGCGGCCGAGTGGTCCGACGCCCAGGGCGGCGCGCCGATCGGCACCGTCGACCAGGCGGTCTTCCCCGGTGAGGGCGACTTCGCGCTGGTGAAGTACGACGACCCCGCCATCCAGGCGCTCAGCGAGGTCAACGCCGAGGGGCAGGCCGTGCCGATCCTCCAGGCGGCGGAGGCCACCGTCGGTCAGGAGGTGTTCCGCATGGGCAGCACCACGGGCCTCGCCGACGGCACGGTCACCGGCCTCGACGCCACCGTCAACTACCCGGAGGGCACCGTCACCGGGCTCATCCAGACGAACGTCTGCGCCGAACCCGGCGACAGCGGCGGCTCGATGTTCACCCAGGACGGCCTCGCCCTCGGCCTCACCTCCGGCGGCAGCGGTGACTGCACGGCCGGCGGGGAGACGTTCTTCCAGCCCGTCACCACCGCGCTGGAGGCGGTGGGCGCGACGCTCGGCGAGGGCGGCGCGGCGGGAGCCGGCGGCGCGGACGAGGGAGCCGGCGGGGACCAGGGTGCCGGCGGCGAAGAAGGCGTCGGCGGTGACGAAGGCGTCGGCGGTGACGAAGGCGTCGGCGGCGACGCACAGGACGCCGGCAACGGCGGGCACGACGCCGGAAACGAGCAGCAAGGCGCCGGGAGCGGTCAGGAAGGGGCCGCTCCCGGTCAGGAAGGCGCCGCCCCCGGTCAGCAGGCGGGCGGCGACCACCAGGGCACCGGCGACGGGCAGGACACCGGAGCCGGTGAGCAGCCCGGCGGCGAGGACGACGGCGCCGGCGAGTCCGGGCCGACCCAGCCTCACTGA
- a CDS encoding CBS domain-containing protein produces the protein MTQHVRDIMTADPVTVEPVTSVAQVARIMRDEDIGAVLVTEDDSLRGLVTDRDLVVRALCEGGDPEQTSVASVCSEDLFTLTPDEDLDHAVQLMREHAVRRVPVVDHGHPVGIVSLGDLAMERDPDSALGDISVARPNT, from the coding sequence ATGACCCAGCACGTCCGCGACATCATGACCGCCGATCCGGTGACCGTGGAACCGGTGACCTCGGTCGCCCAGGTCGCCCGGATCATGCGCGACGAGGACATCGGCGCCGTCCTGGTCACCGAGGACGACTCCCTGCGCGGCCTGGTCACCGACCGCGACCTGGTCGTCCGCGCGCTGTGCGAGGGCGGCGACCCGGAGCAGACCTCGGTCGCCTCGGTGTGCAGCGAGGACCTGTTCACGCTCACGCCCGACGAGGACCTGGACCACGCCGTCCAGCTGATGCGCGAGCACGCGGTCCGCCGCGTCCCCGTCGTCGACCACGGCCACCCCGTGGGCATCGTCTCCCTGGGCGACCTGGCGATGGAACGCGACCCGGACTCCGCCCTCGGCGACATCAGCGTGGCCCGCCCCAACACTTAG
- the lanKC gene encoding class III lanthionine synthetase LanKC — MDKRYEVYALADGHFYDTPDRLTGAGSEAAPLYATARREVPEGWRAARTGDWLTLTPLGADGEPLPGPAQGWKVHAAATRGNAERIAEIVWDYCVPRRIPFKFVPAPHLLHLRNAKYAPREGSGKFVTLYPADERQLHQVLTDLGALLKGMEGPYILTDLRWEDGPLHVRYGAFARSYVVDERGSLVPALRDGEGRLVPDRRDPAFRVPEWVTLPDFLAPQLAARNATTVGDLPYRIEKALHFSNGGGVYAGTDTRDGRKVVLKEARPHAGLAADGADAVARLEREKEALERVAGTGVVPEVRDWFTLGEHRFLVMDFVEGRPLNSFFAERHPLLLPEPDPRAVAEYTAWALRIHGAVERAVAAVHERGIVFNDLHVFNIMVAPDEESVFLLDFEAAAPAAERGRQVVAHPGFFAPPDRRGTDVDRYALACLRLALFLPVTTLFVVDRGKAAHLAEVIAEQFPDVPRAFLDEAVAEITRDTAGGAPVRPVRPADPGDWPRSRDSMVEAVLESATPERTDRLFPGDIAQFSDGGGLGLAHGAAGVLYALAEVGAHRYEEGERWLLDRTAPPPAGTPLGLYDGLAGVALVLDRLGHRQRALDLVGGVLRERWQHLSSDLHGGLAGLGLVLDHLAGTTGETELRERAAEAAEIVVRRLGEPRPETPRRRAGLMRGASGQALFLLRRYEATGDRELLAAAGRALRQDLASCVVREGGALEVDEGWRTLPYLGDGSAGLGMVLDDYLAHAADDTGEFERARAGVLTAATCRFYAQPGLFQGRAGMILHLSRTTAPGTGLRDRLAEQIAGLGWLAMPYQGRLAFPGHQMMRLSMDLATGTAGCLLALGAALGDAPAALPFLPPPAGRPS, encoded by the coding sequence ATGGACAAGCGGTACGAGGTGTACGCGCTCGCGGACGGTCACTTCTACGACACACCGGACCGCCTGACGGGCGCGGGGAGCGAGGCCGCCCCGCTGTACGCGACGGCGCGGCGTGAGGTGCCCGAGGGCTGGCGCGCGGCGCGCACCGGGGACTGGCTGACGCTGACCCCGCTCGGCGCGGACGGCGAGCCGCTGCCCGGGCCGGCCCAGGGCTGGAAGGTGCACGCGGCGGCCACCCGCGGGAACGCGGAGCGGATCGCGGAGATCGTCTGGGACTACTGCGTGCCGCGCCGCATCCCGTTCAAGTTCGTGCCGGCCCCGCATCTGCTGCACCTGCGCAACGCCAAGTACGCGCCGCGCGAGGGCAGCGGCAAGTTCGTCACCCTCTACCCGGCCGACGAGCGGCAGCTGCACCAGGTGCTGACCGACCTCGGCGCCCTGCTCAAGGGCATGGAGGGGCCGTACATCCTCACCGATCTGCGCTGGGAGGACGGCCCGCTGCACGTCCGCTACGGCGCCTTCGCGCGCTCCTACGTGGTCGACGAGCGCGGGTCGCTGGTGCCGGCGCTGCGCGACGGGGAGGGGCGGCTGGTTCCGGACCGGCGCGATCCGGCCTTCCGGGTGCCGGAGTGGGTGACGCTGCCGGACTTCCTGGCCCCGCAGCTGGCGGCCCGCAACGCCACCACGGTCGGTGACCTGCCGTACCGGATCGAGAAGGCGCTGCACTTCTCCAACGGCGGCGGGGTGTACGCGGGCACCGACACCCGCGACGGGCGCAAGGTGGTGCTGAAGGAGGCGCGGCCCCACGCGGGGCTCGCGGCCGACGGCGCGGACGCCGTGGCCCGGCTGGAGCGCGAGAAGGAGGCCCTGGAGCGGGTGGCCGGGACCGGGGTGGTGCCGGAGGTGCGTGACTGGTTCACGCTGGGCGAGCACCGGTTCCTGGTGATGGACTTCGTCGAGGGCCGGCCGCTCAACTCCTTCTTCGCCGAGCGGCACCCGCTGCTGCTGCCGGAGCCGGACCCGCGGGCCGTCGCCGAGTACACGGCGTGGGCGCTGCGGATCCACGGGGCGGTGGAGCGGGCCGTGGCGGCGGTGCACGAGCGCGGGATCGTCTTCAACGACCTGCACGTGTTCAACATCATGGTGGCGCCCGACGAGGAGTCGGTGTTCCTGCTGGACTTCGAGGCGGCGGCACCGGCCGCCGAGCGGGGCCGCCAGGTGGTCGCCCATCCGGGGTTCTTCGCGCCGCCGGACCGCCGGGGCACCGATGTCGACCGCTATGCGCTGGCCTGTCTGCGGCTCGCCCTGTTCCTGCCGGTGACCACGCTGTTCGTGGTCGACCGGGGCAAGGCGGCCCATCTCGCCGAGGTGATCGCCGAGCAGTTCCCCGACGTGCCGCGGGCGTTCCTGGACGAGGCGGTCGCGGAGATCACCCGGGACACCGCGGGCGGCGCCCCCGTGCGGCCGGTGCGCCCCGCGGACCCGGGCGACTGGCCGCGCAGCCGGGACTCGATGGTCGAGGCGGTCCTCGAATCCGCCACGCCCGAACGCACGGACCGGCTCTTCCCCGGGGACATCGCCCAGTTCTCCGACGGTGGTGGCCTGGGCCTCGCGCACGGCGCGGCCGGGGTGCTGTACGCGCTGGCGGAGGTCGGCGCGCACCGGTACGAGGAGGGCGAGCGCTGGCTCCTCGACCGCACCGCGCCGCCGCCCGCGGGCACCCCGCTGGGCCTGTACGACGGTCTGGCGGGCGTGGCACTGGTGCTGGACCGGCTCGGGCACCGGCAGCGCGCCCTGGACCTGGTCGGCGGCGTGCTGCGGGAACGCTGGCAGCACCTGTCCTCGGACCTGCACGGCGGGCTCGCCGGGCTGGGCCTGGTCCTCGACCACCTCGCCGGCACCACCGGTGAGACGGAGCTGCGGGAGCGGGCCGCCGAGGCCGCGGAGATCGTCGTACGCCGGCTCGGCGAGCCGCGCCCCGAGACGCCGCGACGGCGGGCCGGGCTCATGCGCGGGGCGAGCGGCCAGGCGCTGTTCCTGCTGCGGCGGTACGAGGCCACCGGCGACCGGGAACTGCTGGCGGCGGCCGGGCGGGCGCTGCGCCAGGACCTGGCGAGCTGCGTGGTCCGCGAGGGCGGGGCGCTGGAGGTCGACGAGGGGTGGCGGACGCTGCCGTACCTCGGCGACGGCAGCGCCGGGCTGGGCATGGTCCTCGACGACTACCTCGCCCACGCGGCCGACGACACGGGTGAGTTCGAGCGGGCCCGCGCGGGCGTGCTCACCGCCGCGACCTGCCGCTTCTACGCGCAGCCCGGATTGTTCCAGGGCCGCGCCGGAATGATCCTGCACCTCAGCCGCACCACCGCGCCCGGCACCGGTCTCCGTGACCGGCTGGCCGAGCAGATCGCCGGGCTCGGCTGGCTAGCGATGCCGTACCAGGGGCGGCTCGCGTTCCCCGGGCACCAGATGATGCGGCTCTCCATGGACCTGGCCACCGGAACGGCCGGCTGCCTGCTGGCGCTCGGCGCCGCCCTCGGCGACGCGCCCGCCGCCCTGCCGTTCCTCCCGCCGCCCGCCGGGCGGCCCTCATGA
- a CDS encoding SpoIIE family protein phosphatase, which translates to MVGVSDGQPGQAPAAGRHPVGGPLLSLALAAMIDGVHAHSGAVYLLSPDEQVLEMAVMAGLPRAFAAPWERVSTSAPLPLSEAVRERRLVWIGDEEEMARRYPRVAVVLPYPFALAALPVAAGDTVYGGVFVTWPGVRTPVLSDWEREHLTSACARLAVRLERAARDGRPVLPEPDLLAASTVGGVTGTIGAIEAVRLVSRLPYGLCALDLHGRVAYANPAAAELIGQPVRRLVGHHLWATVPWLNDPVYEDRYRAALFSQHPTSFVALRPPGDWLSFRLYPSTSGLSVRITRTGAMTGPGRAGPRAADGPSRLVTISQVLTLASALTEAVGVQDVVQLVADELAPAVGSQALVVLGTRAGRLRVLGHRGYRDPRVVERFDGTPLGARTPGAHALSTGVPAFFESREELERLYPARSATPDGFAAWAYLPLIASGRPVGTCVLAYAEPHPFSTDERAVLSSVAGLVALALERALLYDVKHQLAHGLQAALLPPSLPPLPGVEAAARYLPSTRGMDIGGDFYDVVPVPGGAAAVIGDVQGHNVTAAGLMGQIRTAVRAYTTVGQSPQEVMRSTNRLLIDLGVDLFASCLYLRLDPAGGRAVMARAGHPPPLLRRPDGRVRVLDLAGGPLLGIDASAGYPTTEVELAPGSVLLLYTDGLIESPGVDIEEALALLGQRLCEAGELPLDELADVLIGQGAGAEERADDVALLLLRSRA; encoded by the coding sequence GTGGTCGGCGTGTCCGACGGGCAGCCCGGGCAGGCACCGGCGGCCGGCCGGCATCCGGTCGGCGGTCCGCTGCTGTCCCTGGCGCTTGCCGCGATGATCGACGGGGTCCACGCCCACTCCGGTGCGGTGTACCTGCTCTCCCCCGACGAGCAGGTGCTGGAGATGGCCGTGATGGCGGGGCTGCCCCGCGCCTTCGCCGCGCCCTGGGAACGGGTGTCGACGAGCGCCCCGCTGCCGTTGTCGGAGGCGGTGCGCGAACGCCGGCTGGTCTGGATCGGCGACGAGGAGGAGATGGCGCGCCGCTATCCGCGGGTGGCCGTGGTGCTGCCGTACCCCTTCGCGCTGGCCGCGCTGCCGGTGGCGGCCGGTGACACGGTGTACGGCGGGGTCTTCGTCACCTGGCCCGGTGTGCGCACGCCGGTGCTGTCCGACTGGGAGCGGGAGCATCTGACGTCCGCTTGCGCGCGGCTGGCGGTGCGGCTGGAACGGGCCGCGCGGGACGGCCGTCCGGTGCTGCCGGAACCGGATCTGCTCGCGGCGTCCACGGTGGGCGGCGTGACCGGCACGATCGGCGCGATCGAGGCGGTCCGGCTGGTGTCCCGGCTGCCGTACGGGCTGTGCGCGCTCGATCTGCACGGCCGGGTGGCCTACGCCAACCCGGCGGCGGCCGAGCTGATCGGCCAGCCGGTGCGCCGGCTGGTGGGCCACCATCTGTGGGCGACCGTGCCGTGGCTGAACGACCCGGTGTACGAGGACCGGTACCGGGCCGCCCTGTTCAGCCAGCACCCCACGTCGTTCGTGGCGCTGCGCCCGCCGGGCGACTGGCTGTCGTTCCGGCTGTATCCGAGCACGTCGGGACTGAGCGTGCGCATCACCCGGACCGGGGCGATGACCGGGCCGGGCCGGGCCGGGCCGCGTGCCGCCGACGGTCCGAGCCGGCTGGTCACCATCTCGCAGGTGCTGACGCTCGCGAGCGCGCTGACCGAGGCGGTGGGCGTGCAGGACGTGGTGCAGCTGGTCGCCGACGAACTCGCCCCCGCGGTCGGCAGCCAGGCCCTGGTGGTGCTCGGCACCCGGGCGGGCCGGCTGCGGGTGCTGGGCCATCGCGGCTACCGGGACCCGCGCGTGGTGGAGCGGTTCGACGGCACGCCGCTGGGCGCGCGGACCCCGGGCGCGCACGCCCTGAGCACCGGGGTGCCCGCGTTCTTCGAGTCACGGGAGGAGCTGGAGCGTCTGTATCCGGCGCGGTCCGCGACTCCGGACGGGTTCGCCGCCTGGGCGTATCTGCCGCTGATCGCCTCGGGACGCCCGGTCGGCACGTGCGTACTCGCCTACGCCGAGCCGCATCCCTTCTCCACCGACGAGCGGGCGGTGCTGAGCAGTGTGGCCGGGCTGGTCGCGCTCGCCCTGGAGCGGGCGCTGCTGTACGACGTGAAACACCAGCTGGCGCACGGCCTCCAGGCGGCGCTGCTGCCGCCCTCGCTGCCGCCGCTGCCCGGCGTCGAGGCGGCGGCCCGCTATCTGCCGAGCACCCGGGGCATGGACATCGGCGGTGACTTCTACGACGTGGTGCCCGTGCCGGGCGGCGCGGCGGCCGTGATCGGGGACGTGCAGGGGCACAACGTGACCGCGGCGGGCCTGATGGGACAGATCCGGACGGCCGTACGGGCGTACACCACCGTCGGCCAGTCGCCGCAGGAGGTGATGCGCAGCACCAACCGGCTGCTGATCGACCTCGGCGTCGATCTGTTCGCGAGCTGTCTGTATCTGCGGCTCGATCCGGCGGGCGGGCGGGCCGTGATGGCACGGGCCGGGCATCCGCCGCCGTTGCTGCGCCGGCCGGACGGGCGGGTGCGGGTGCTCGATCTGGCGGGCGGCCCGCTGCTGGGCATCGACGCGTCGGCCGGGTATCCGACGACGGAGGTGGAGCTGGCGCCCGGCTCGGTGCTCCTGCTCTACACCGACGGGCTGATCGAGTCCCCCGGCGTCGACATCGAGGAGGCGCTCGCCCTCCTCGGGCAGCGGCTGTGCGAGGCCGGGGAACTGCCGCTGGACGAGCTGGCCGACGTGCTGATCGGGCAGGGGGCGGGGGCGGAGGAGCGGGCGGACGACGTCGCGTTGCTGCTGCTGCGGTCGCGGGCGTGA